In Rhodamnia argentea isolate NSW1041297 chromosome 4, ASM2092103v1, whole genome shotgun sequence, the following proteins share a genomic window:
- the LOC115741032 gene encoding leucine-rich repeat extensin-like protein 5, producing MSWARLRLGSFGSPMALKVGIFTALLFLTGGVTSQGQMPPATPTAGMVCISDCATCPVICSSPPPLSMPSYQPPLPPLPTLSSPPPPAHAHHHHPPPETYHFSSPPPPPPSLEPLTPTPPAPALPTQLPPPEVPSLYPSWGAPPPPFKYSNNAPSGLGTPGMGMGGHDYSYPYYYFSASGAASLAGHCHLFMLLLLFPCCMILGYG from the coding sequence ATGAGTTGGGCTCGTCTCAGGTTGGGCTCATTCGGGTCTCCAATGGCGCTCAAAGTTGGAATCTTTACTGCACTGCTCTTTCTCACAGGTGGAGTGACTTCGCAGGGCCAAATGCCCCCAGCCACGCCCACTGCTGGCATGGTTTGCATCAGTGACTGTGCCACTTGCCCTGTCATTTGCTCATCCCCTCCTCCGCTCTCAATGCCTTCCTATCAGCCTCCATTGCCGCCGCTTCCGACGCtgtcctcgccgccgccgccggctcATGCCCACCACCATCATCCGCCGCCCGAGACTTACCATTtctcctcgccgccgccgccgccgccatcgctGGAGCCTCTGACGCCGACCCCTCCCGCCCCGGCTCTGCCAACACAGCTGCCGCCGCCCGAGGTGCCGTCGCTGTACCCTTCGTGGGGCGCTCCGCCGCCTCCTTTTAAGTACTCCAACAATGCACCTTCCGGTCTTGGGACTCCAGGAATGGGAATGGGAGGGCATGATTACTCCTATCCTTACTACTATTTCTCTGCCTCAGGGGCTGCTTCTTTAGCTGGTCATTGTCACTTATTtatgttgctgttgttgtttcCATGTTGTATGATCCTAGGATATGGTTGA